The sequence TACCCCAGCCTGGGCGCCCCCGGCGGCTACGCGCCGATCTTGTGCCACGGCTTCGACAACCACCTGGGCTGCACCTTCGAACGGACCGCGGCCTCCGGCTTGCAAGAGATCCGGCGCTGGTTGGACGCCCACCCCGACCAGGTGATCGTCCTCTACATCGAGAATCGGCTCGACGACCCGGTCGACGACATCAGCAAGTCGCTGCCGGCCGGGGCCGCGGTCATCGAGAGCACGCTGGGCAATACCTCGGCGCGGGACCTGTTGTTCCGCCCCGCGCAGGTGCAGCCCGGCTCCTCCTGCGACACCCAGCCGATACCGCTGGGTGTGTCCATGGCCCAGATCCTCGCGAGCGGCAAGCAGGTGCTGCTCTATACCAACAGCGGTTGTGGCCACGACGCGGCGTGGGACGCGCTCGGCTTCAACGACAGCAACGTGCAGGAGAAGGGGATGCCTGTGACCGTGCAGTTCCCTGACTGCTATTTCACCAGGGCACAGTTCGAGAGCTCCTATACGCGGTTCTTCGACTCCAACACCCTGGTCGACGTGCTCGCCGGCGGCGGCAATGCCCAGCCGATGACGGCCGACCAGATCCACGAGATGATGCGCTGCGGCGCCAACGCGCCGGGCCCGAACTTCGTGGACCCGCACGCCGATCAGCTGGCGGGCTTCGTGTGGAGCTGGTCTTATGGTCAACCGCTGTCCAGCCCCGCCCAGCAGTGCGCAGTGCACAACGGCGACGGCCGCTTCCAGGCCGAGGCATGCGGCCAGTTCCTGCCCTACGCCTGCCAGGCCCCCGACGGCTGGCACATCAGCAGCGGCGCCGGCCAATTCGGCGGTGGCGCCCTCGCGTGCGTGGGCCAGGGCGCCTTCGCGGTACCCCGTACCGGATACCAGAACGAACTGCTCAAGGCCGCCAAAGCCCAGGCCGGCGTTGACCGGGTCTGGCTGGCTTACACCGCGGGCAACGACGGCAACTGGACTATGGGAGCAACGCCACCAGCGGCGCCGTCGGCTCCAGTCACACCGAGCC is a genomic window of Mycolicibacter heraklionensis containing:
- a CDS encoding Ig-like domain-containing protein, with product MLSVLSVCAGAVLGLPGSASAAITQAQNVVAVTTTATPVSAGLVAVPAIPTTQFAVVTPPAHGTATISGATFTYTPANGFVGTDAFSYATTDGATVSTPATVGIQVMSPDSAPPSLATACTDLGPAFTPVCTAIGDVTDPLVQACSTVGSVDACSWFGGNKHGLISACFDVATGQLAVTCKTLDTAAQLVASQCRVVNGPIDYCALRSGSPIGDRSVQSYLAGPVHKALTQQYQLSSTLPLGEAQIPATHNSFNYTNANIPPTLSGMDPDQLYSLVNQLDLDMRFIELDLHWYPSLGAPGGYAPILCHGFDNHLGCTFERTAASGLQEIRRWLDAHPDQVIVLYIENRLDDPVDDISKSLPAGAAVIESTLGNTSARDLLFRPAQVQPGSSCDTQPIPLGVSMAQILASGKQVLLYTNSGCGHDAAWDALGFNDSNVQEKGMPVTVQFPDCYFTRAQFESSYTRFFDSNTLVDVLAGGGNAQPMTADQIHEMMRCGANAPGPNFVDPHADQLAGFVWSWSYGQPLSSPAQQCAVHNGDGRFQAEACGQFLPYACQAPDGWHISSGAGQFGGGALACVGQGAFAVPRTGYQNELLKAAKAQAGVDRVWLAYTAGNDGNWTMGATPPAAPSAPVTPSLPPMLASVPAPLFPGRVS